The Patescibacteria group bacterium genome includes a window with the following:
- the tig gene encoding trigger factor: MKVTKNILPKSQIEFLVELTAEEFKPSIEAAAAQISQEVKIDGFRPGKAPLDMVKKKVGEMSILEKAANIAINKSFGKILEENAKDDKIIGQPMVDITKLAPENPLEFKITVTVLPAVTLGEYKNLGVKATKAQLDDKEVERVIDYLRDTCVKEVAVEREVKNGDKVTANINLYLDNVPVEGGQSQAATLIIGKEYFVPGFDGKIAGAKKGETKEFTLPYPKDFHQKNLAGKNVEFKVEIKEIFEREVPTMDDELAKNFGGKDLADLKKMIEKDILGQKSFEAERKTELDMLEKILAKTRFEDLPEMLVTNETEKMMIELEENVSRQGGKMEDYLASMKKTRNQLALDLLPEAVKRVKTALLIREIGELEKIQPTENDVEEKIKQLLEQYKGYAKVEERVKDPNYRAYLKNSIASQKVVEKLKEWNVVGKEEVRSKKEEITGDKE; this comes from the coding sequence ATGAAAGTTACCAAAAATATTTTACCCAAATCCCAAATAGAATTTCTGGTTGAGCTGACTGCAGAGGAATTCAAGCCGAGTATTGAAGCGGCCGCGGCGCAGATTTCCCAGGAAGTGAAGATTGACGGCTTTCGCCCAGGCAAAGCGCCTTTGGATATGGTAAAAAAGAAAGTCGGCGAGATGAGCATCTTGGAAAAGGCGGCCAACATCGCCATTAATAAATCATTCGGCAAAATTTTGGAAGAGAATGCCAAGGATGACAAAATTATCGGCCAGCCGATGGTTGATATTACTAAATTAGCTCCGGAAAATCCGCTGGAATTCAAAATTACCGTGACGGTTCTGCCGGCAGTGACTTTGGGCGAATACAAAAATTTAGGCGTCAAGGCGACTAAGGCTCAACTTGATGATAAGGAAGTCGAACGAGTGATCGATTATTTGCGCGATACCTGCGTCAAGGAAGTGGCGGTTGAACGCGAAGTAAAAAACGGCGACAAAGTGACGGCGAATATTAATTTGTATTTGGATAACGTGCCGGTGGAAGGCGGTCAATCGCAGGCTGCTACCTTAATCATTGGCAAAGAATACTTCGTTCCGGGCTTTGATGGCAAGATCGCCGGCGCCAAAAAAGGCGAAACGAAGGAATTCACTCTTCCCTATCCGAAAGATTTTCACCAGAAAAATTTGGCCGGTAAGAATGTTGAATTCAAAGTTGAGATCAAAGAAATATTTGAACGCGAAGTGCCAACGATGGATGATGAGCTGGCGAAAAATTTCGGCGGTAAGGATTTGGCCGATTTGAAAAAAATGATTGAGAAAGATATCTTGGGCCAGAAGAGCTTTGAGGCGGAACGCAAAACTGAATTGGATATGCTGGAAAAGATCTTGGCCAAGACCAGATTTGAAGATCTGCCGGAAATGCTCGTCACCAACGAAACGGAAAAGATGATGATCGAGCTGGAAGAAAATGTTTCGCGCCAGGGCGGCAAGATGGAAGATTATTTGGCCTCGATGAAAAAGACCCGCAACCAATTGGCTTTGGATCTGTTGCCGGAAGCGGTGAAGCGCGTCAAAACCGCTTTATTGATTCGCGAGATCGGCGAACTGGAAAAAATTCAACCGACCGAAAATGATGTGGAAGAAAAAATCAAACAACTGCTTGAACAGTATAAAGGCTATGCGAAAGTCGAGGAACGGGTGAAAGATCCGAACTATCGCGCTTATCTCAAGAATTCGATCGCTTCACAGAAAGTGGTGGAGAAATTGAAGGAATGGAACGTGGTCGGGAAGGAAGAAGTTAGAAGTAAGAAGGAAGAAATTACTGGAGACAAAGAGTAA
- a CDS encoding helix-turn-helix domain-containing protein: MDDSLIKLLEEAGLTEKEARVYLALLQLGQGDVTEIARAAELKRSIIYVLLEGLIKRGYASDVPNKKPAVYQAIDPSVILNKLKITAKNFSEMLPIFRTLGNAGKKRPKIIYYETKEGILNVFNEINQAANAYFISSYKKIDNYFPGEIERWIQNHKRGIISIKGKHIVGNNPFDLAVGQRYQAEIGQQVRYLPEVEEFNMDFAIYKNKLAITSLEDEAFVIVIESEELIKSIKILFEIAWEKAKEILK; the protein is encoded by the coding sequence ATGGACGACTCTTTAATCAAACTTTTAGAAGAGGCTGGCTTAACCGAAAAAGAGGCCAGGGTTTATCTTGCCTTGCTCCAGTTAGGCCAAGGCGACGTCACGGAAATCGCCCGCGCCGCTGAACTTAAACGTTCGATAATTTATGTGCTTTTGGAAGGTTTGATCAAGCGCGGTTATGCCAGCGATGTGCCCAATAAAAAACCAGCCGTCTATCAGGCGATTGATCCGTCGGTGATACTCAACAAATTAAAAATCACGGCCAAAAATTTTTCGGAAATGCTGCCGATCTTCCGCACCCTGGGCAATGCGGGAAAAAAACGGCCGAAAATAATTTATTATGAAACCAAAGAGGGGATTCTGAATGTATTTAATGAGATCAATCAAGCGGCCAACGCCTATTTCATCTCTTCTTACAAAAAAATCGATAATTATTTTCCGGGCGAGATTGAAAGATGGATCCAAAACCATAAGCGGGGAATTATTTCCATCAAGGGAAAACATATTGTCGGAAATAATCCTTTTGATTTGGCGGTTGGCCAGAGATATCAAGCGGAAATCGGACAGCAAGTCAGATACTTGCCCGAAGTCGAAGAATTCAATATGGATTTTGCCATTTATAAAAATAAATTGGCTATCACTTCCTTGGAAGACGAAGCATTCGTGATCGTGATCGAATCGGAAGAATTGATCAAATCAATCAAAATATTATTCGAAATCGCCTGGGAGAAGGCGAAAGAGATCTTGAAATAA
- the nusA gene encoding transcription termination factor NusA, with protein sequence MSELSSAIRAVCEEKGLTYEAVVETIELSLAAAYRKDFGQKNQNIKVKFNPETGESEIMDVKTVVANLPEDYFDAEGKVNEKYRPKREEILITAPVAQSASTQTKAPVEELVSASIEGEEDLIKFNPKTEIQIKDALLIKKDAALGEEIITNLEVPKEYGRMAAQTAKQVIIQKLREAEREMVLSEFKGKEHEVVTGVVQRREGRNVLVDLGKAIGRLPMEEQIYGERYETGDKVKVYIKEVRSGSKGPEIILSRISDEILKKIFFFEIPEISNGLIEIKGVAREAGSRSKVAIWTDQENVDPIGSCVGQRGSRIQTIISELGGERIDMVKYDDDPARYVSNALSPAKVISVDLRPEERRALVKVLPEQLSLAIGKRGQNVRLAARLTGWKIDIMEEGDGTSAKISSEKIEAAPEEVAKTEATEEPAKEEVKPEEPAEEAKKEKKPSSAKASEDKPKKEKKVKAKKEKKSASAEASADKEE encoded by the coding sequence ATGTCAGAACTATCCAGCGCCATCCGCGCGGTGTGCGAAGAAAAAGGCCTTACCTATGAAGCCGTCGTGGAAACGATCGAGCTGTCTTTAGCCGCGGCCTACCGCAAGGACTTTGGCCAAAAAAACCAAAACATCAAAGTGAAATTCAATCCGGAAACGGGCGAATCAGAAATTATGGACGTTAAAACCGTGGTGGCCAACTTGCCGGAAGATTATTTTGATGCCGAGGGAAAGGTCAATGAAAAATATCGCCCCAAGCGCGAGGAAATTTTAATTACCGCGCCGGTGGCGCAATCGGCCAGTACACAAACTAAAGCGCCGGTTGAAGAGCTCGTCAGCGCGTCGATCGAGGGCGAAGAAGATCTGATCAAATTCAATCCGAAAACAGAGATCCAGATCAAAGACGCTTTATTGATCAAAAAAGATGCTGCCTTGGGTGAAGAAATAATTACCAATCTTGAAGTGCCCAAGGAATATGGACGGATGGCCGCGCAAACCGCCAAGCAAGTCATTATCCAAAAATTAAGAGAGGCCGAGCGCGAAATGGTTTTGAGCGAATTCAAAGGCAAGGAGCATGAAGTTGTCACCGGCGTGGTTCAGCGCCGCGAAGGCCGGAATGTTTTGGTTGATTTGGGTAAAGCGATCGGCCGTCTGCCCATGGAAGAACAGATTTACGGCGAACGTTATGAGACCGGCGACAAGGTGAAAGTGTATATCAAGGAAGTCCGCTCCGGCTCCAAGGGACCGGAAATAATCTTATCCCGCATTTCGGACGAGATTTTGAAGAAAATTTTCTTTTTTGAAATTCCGGAAATTTCCAACGGCTTGATCGAGATCAAGGGCGTGGCCCGCGAGGCCGGCTCCCGCTCGAAAGTCGCCATCTGGACTGATCAGGAAAATGTCGATCCGATCGGTTCCTGTGTCGGGCAAAGAGGCAGCCGCATCCAGACCATCATTTCCGAATTAGGCGGCGAGAGAATCGACATGGTGAAATACGATGATGATCCGGCCCGTTATGTTTCCAATGCTTTATCGCCGGCCAAAGTGATTAGCGTTGATCTGCGCCCGGAAGAGCGCCGGGCTTTGGTAAAAGTTCTGCCCGAGCAATTGTCTTTGGCGATCGGCAAGCGCGGTCAGAATGTCCGCTTGGCCGCTCGTTTGACCGGCTGGAAGATCGATATTATGGAAGAAGGCGATGGCACGTCGGCGAAAATATCTTCGGAGAAAATCGAAGCCGCACCGGAAGAAGTTGCCAAGACTGAAGCGACCGAGGAACCCGCTAAAGAAGAAGTGAAGCCTGAAGAACCGGCGGAAGAAGCTAAAAAAGAGAAGAAGCCCTCCTCCGCTAAAGCTTCGGAGGACAAGCCGAAGAAGGAGAAGAAAGTAAAAGCAAAAAAAGAAAAGAAATCCGCCTCCGCTGAAGCTTCAGCGGACAAGGAGGAATAA
- a CDS encoding HNH endonuclease signature motif containing protein: protein MKRKSWTKEQLKDAVRSSFSYRKVLNKLGLREAGGNYAQIKKYISEYGFSVGHFKGKGWNAGLKGGYNPRESLNKILVNGSDFQSFKLKRRLFKEKIKPEHCEECGWDKRSVDGRIPLELHHINGDRKDNRLENLIVLCPNCHSLKLNHRGRNIKK, encoded by the coding sequence ATGAAAAGGAAATCGTGGACAAAAGAGCAGCTGAAAGACGCAGTAAGAAGTTCTTTTAGTTACCGAAAAGTATTAAATAAGCTTGGGCTCCGCGAAGCTGGAGGAAATTACGCCCAAATAAAAAAATATATTTCCGAATACGGTTTTAGTGTAGGACATTTTAAGGGGAAAGGATGGAACGCTGGCCTAAAAGGAGGCTATAATCCGCGAGAATCCCTAAATAAAATTTTAGTTAATGGAAGTGACTTTCAGAGTTTTAAATTAAAAAGAAGATTGTTTAAAGAGAAAATTAAACCAGAACATTGTGAGGAATGTGGGTGGGATAAAAGATCGGTAGATGGACGAATCCCCTTGGAGTTACATCACATAAATGGTGACAGAAAAGACAATAGATTGGAAAATTTAATTGTTCTTTGCCCCAATTGTCATAGTTTAAAATTAAATCATCGGGGAAGGAATATCAAGAAATAG
- the smpB gene encoding SsrA-binding protein SmpB, translating into MPILAVNKRASFDYEVLDKYEAGLVLAGYEVKAVRAGNVNLKGSYITFRSDHAGLPVPYLTNAHISLYKYASTVKDYDPTRPRKILLKAKEINYLMGKSREQGLTIVPLTIYTKSRFLKLQFAVARGKKKFDKREDLKKKDLDRESRAMMKRY; encoded by the coding sequence ATGCCGATTTTAGCGGTTAACAAGCGAGCGAGTTTTGATTATGAGGTCCTGGATAAATATGAAGCCGGGCTGGTTTTGGCTGGGTACGAGGTGAAGGCGGTGCGGGCGGGAAATGTGAATTTGAAAGGATCATATATCACTTTTCGTTCGGATCATGCCGGGTTGCCGGTGCCGTATCTGACTAACGCGCATATCTCTTTATATAAATACGCCAGCACCGTGAAAGACTATGATCCGACTCGGCCGCGAAAGATTCTACTCAAAGCCAAGGAGATAAATTATCTGATGGGAAAATCGCGCGAGCAAGGCTTGACTATCGTGCCACTGACTATCTATACTAAGAGCAGATTTTTGAAATTGCAGTTCGCCGTCGCCCGCGGCAAGAAGAAATTCGACAAGCGCGAGGATCTCAAGAAAAAAGATCTTGACCGCGAGAGCCGGGCAATGATGAAACGGTATTAA
- the secG gene encoding preprotein translocase subunit SecG gives MFLLKILQIVTAILLMLAILLQNKGASLSGIFGGSGNVYLSKRGFDKVLFYGSIVLAVIFFVVSLIIFLL, from the coding sequence ATGTTTTTACTTAAAATACTCCAAATTGTCACCGCTATTTTATTGATGCTGGCTATTTTATTGCAAAATAAAGGAGCGTCTCTTTCCGGAATTTTCGGCGGCTCGGGCAATGTTTATCTTTCCAAGCGAGGTTTTGATAAAGTTCTCTTTTACGGCTCCATTGTTTTAGCCGTCATTTTTTTCGTGGTCTCATTAATTATCTTCTTGTTATAA
- the infC gene encoding translation initiation factor IF-3 has product MRHHWQRFKPKEEVKEYVANDKIRVPEVFLINDEGVSVGKISTAEALRMAQEADLDLAIVNPKAEPPVAKMVNLGQLKYESEKKAHRQKVAQKKIDTKEIRLSVRIGEHDFNFRLNQAIDFLKEGDKIKLEVVLKGRERQHPAKAEEVIYKFIDLLKATPGINATVEQNLTKMGGRFNIVLMNKK; this is encoded by the coding sequence ATGCGTCATCACTGGCAGAGATTCAAGCCGAAAGAAGAAGTAAAAGAATATGTAGCTAATGATAAGATCCGGGTTCCGGAAGTTTTTTTGATTAATGATGAGGGGGTGAGCGTCGGCAAGATTTCCACGGCCGAAGCTTTGCGGATGGCTCAAGAGGCTGATCTGGATCTGGCTATCGTTAATCCCAAGGCCGAACCGCCGGTGGCGAAAATGGTGAATTTAGGCCAATTAAAGTATGAATCGGAAAAAAAGGCCCACCGCCAGAAAGTCGCCCAAAAGAAAATCGATACCAAGGAAATTCGTTTGTCAGTCAGGATCGGCGAACATGATTTTAATTTTCGCTTAAATCAAGCGATAGATTTTCTCAAGGAAGGCGATAAGATTAAGCTCGAAGTTGTTCTTAAGGGCCGTGAAAGACAGCATCCGGCCAAAGCGGAAGAGGTGATCTACAAATTCATTGATCTTTTGAAGGCAACTCCCGGCATCAATGCTACGGTTGAGCAGAACTTGACAAAAATGGGCGGAAGGTTTAATATAGTCTTAATGAACAAGAAGTAA
- the rplT gene encoding 50S ribosomal protein L20, with amino-acid sequence MSRVKRGTTHVKKRRKLFRKTKGFKWNRKNTIRTGATAIVKAGVHAFVDRRRKKRVNRALWQIKIGIAAKELGMSYSKLIGALHANKIDLDRKVLADLAEHNKEIFAKIIEAVKK; translated from the coding sequence ATGTCCAGAGTAAAGAGAGGTACAACCCACGTTAAAAAAAGAAGAAAACTTTTTCGGAAAACCAAAGGTTTCAAATGGAACCGCAAGAATACCATTCGCACCGGAGCCACGGCTATTGTTAAGGCCGGAGTCCATGCTTTTGTCGACCGCCGCCGGAAAAAAAGAGTCAATCGCGCGCTTTGGCAGATCAAGATCGGCATTGCCGCCAAAGAATTGGGAATGTCTTATTCCAAATTAATCGGCGCCCTTCATGCCAATAAAATCGATCTGGATAGAAAAGTTTTAGCCGATTTGGCGGAGCATAACAAAGAAATTTTTGCTAAGATCATTGAGGCTGTAAAAAAATAA
- a CDS encoding NAD-dependent epimerase/dehydratase family protein, with product MSNILITGAAGCVGSNLTKRLAGGKHNINILIKPGTWHPFLDGLKLNVFYGDIRNKQEVLAAMKGCDFVYQVAGVVSYNLLDNKDMYTTHVDGVKNVLETARELGVKKVVVTASTAGIGIPEDKTRPLDESAPFDFKKYQKVMYMYSKHLTIELCKKFASEGLDVSVVSPTTIYGQGDLQMHVGKVVKKIKENKLRFAPPGGNAVVSVDDVVDAHLLVMANGRPGENYIFADEFIAYKEMFGRIAKLLGSQPIKRLTPKWILAPAKLFLNFWEKVLLVFKKKPVLSPSALNFTFKFRYFDSTKARTELGWRPKVDFKDSMAKAIKFYQENKLI from the coding sequence ATGAGCAACATTTTAATCACCGGAGCGGCCGGCTGTGTCGGTTCAAACCTGACCAAAAGGCTTGCCGGGGGAAAACACAATATCAATATTTTAATCAAACCCGGCACTTGGCATCCGTTTCTTGACGGCCTGAAGCTTAATGTTTTTTACGGCGATATCAGGAATAAGCAGGAGGTGCTCGCGGCCATGAAGGGTTGTGATTTTGTTTATCAGGTGGCCGGGGTGGTGTCTTATAATTTGCTGGATAACAAGGATATGTATACTACGCACGTTGATGGCGTGAAGAATGTTTTGGAAACCGCGCGCGAACTGGGCGTTAAGAAGGTCGTCGTGACCGCTTCCACCGCCGGTATCGGCATTCCGGAAGACAAAACCAGGCCGTTGGATGAAAGCGCGCCCTTTGATTTTAAAAAATATCAAAAGGTGATGTATATGTATTCCAAACACTTAACGATCGAGCTTTGTAAAAAGTTTGCCAGCGAAGGATTGGATGTTTCGGTTGTCTCGCCGACGACGATCTATGGCCAGGGCGATTTGCAAATGCACGTGGGAAAAGTAGTTAAAAAAATAAAAGAAAATAAATTGCGGTTTGCCCCGCCGGGCGGCAACGCGGTCGTTTCGGTCGATGATGTGGTGGATGCGCATCTTTTAGTTATGGCCAATGGCCGGCCGGGAGAAAATTATATTTTTGCCGATGAATTTATCGCTTATAAGGAGATGTTCGGCCGGATCGCGAAACTTTTGGGCTCCCAGCCGATTAAGCGGTTGACGCCAAAATGGATTTTGGCTCCGGCAAAATTATTTTTGAATTTTTGGGAAAAGGTCTTGTTGGTTTTTAAAAAAAAGCCCGTGCTTTCTCCCTCGGCTCTGAATTTCACTTTTAAATTCCGCTATTTTGATTCAACCAAGGCAAGAACTGAATTGGGTTGGCGGCCGAAAGTTGATTTTAAAGATAGCATGGCCAAAGCGATCAAATTTTATCAAGAAAACAAATTGATTTAA
- the rpmI gene encoding 50S ribosomal protein L35 produces the protein MPKIKTHQATAKRYFITKKGSVKKRKAGQDHFNAKETGNTGRNKRRDVNIHKTETRNIQSFIPYN, from the coding sequence ATGCCAAAAATTAAGACTCATCAGGCCACTGCCAAAAGATATTTCATCACCAAAAAAGGATCGGTGAAGAAAAGAAAAGCCGGCCAGGATCATTTTAACGCCAAGGAAACGGGCAATACCGGCCGGAATAAGCGCCGTGATGTTAATATTCATAAAACTGAAACTCGCAATATTCAGAGCTTCATTCCTTATAATTAA
- a CDS encoding manganese-dependent inorganic pyrophosphatase has product MIYVIGHKSPDLDSVAAAIAGADLKNKIYQTAEYVPAIAEDINKETAYVLEKFGFSVPAKASPVAGKQLFLVDHNEESQIVEGGVGAEIVGVVDHHKINFKCEKPVEFKNLPWGSTCTILARQYFCKKIKLDKKLAGLMLAAVLVDTVITKSPTCTDIDKEIISELAKISGIKDWREFGMEIFKVRGAVSDKSAEEIIKGDFKDWNFKAGKFGIGQVETVDPNDFADKEESLMAELAKMQTAGGYHSVILFITDIIKEGSKFLIATSDEAAMEKALKNKLVDNKVYIPGILSRKKQVVPMLTEIFDK; this is encoded by the coding sequence ATGATTTACGTTATTGGACACAAATCCCCTGATTTGGATTCAGTCGCGGCGGCTATTGCTGGCGCTGATCTGAAGAATAAAATTTATCAGACTGCGGAGTATGTTCCGGCGATTGCCGAGGACATCAATAAAGAAACGGCCTATGTGCTGGAAAAATTCGGTTTTTCGGTTCCGGCCAAGGCTTCCCCCGTCGCCGGCAAGCAATTGTTTTTGGTTGATCATAACGAAGAATCGCAGATCGTTGAAGGCGGAGTCGGCGCCGAGATCGTCGGCGTTGTCGATCACCACAAGATAAATTTCAAGTGCGAGAAGCCGGTTGAATTTAAAAATTTACCCTGGGGATCGACCTGCACGATTTTAGCCCGTCAGTATTTTTGCAAGAAGATCAAATTGGACAAAAAATTGGCCGGGTTGATGCTGGCGGCTGTTTTGGTTGATACGGTTATCACCAAATCCCCCACCTGTACTGACATTGATAAAGAAATTATCTCTGAATTAGCCAAAATTTCCGGAATAAAAGATTGGCGGGAATTTGGTATGGAAATTTTCAAAGTCCGCGGTGCGGTTTCCGATAAGAGTGCCGAAGAAATCATCAAAGGCGATTTTAAAGATTGGAATTTTAAAGCCGGAAAGTTTGGCATCGGCCAGGTTGAAACTGTTGACCCGAATGATTTTGCCGATAAGGAAGAATCGTTGATGGCCGAACTTGCCAAAATGCAAACAGCCGGCGGTTATCACAGCGTAATATTATTTATTACGGATATTATCAAGGAAGGATCGAAATTTTTGATTGCCACGTCAGACGAGGCGGCGATGGAAAAAGCGTTAAAAAATAAATTAGTTGATAACAAAGTTTACATCCCTGGCATCTTATCTCGCAAGAAGCAGGTAGTCCCGATGTTGACCGAAATCTTTGATAAATAA
- a CDS encoding phosphomannomutase, with protein sequence MDQIGKAFLKREPPPVKFGTSGMRGTAVDLTDLECYVNTRGFIEFLKNISPEDGGIKEGAEIYLAGDFRPSTPRIMKAIARAAADSGCAIRNCGNMSSPAVAYCGMRNNCASVMVTGSHIPEDRNGIKPNKTHGEILKYDEAPMLQCVAEAREKIYATLGQPEGKFNADGMFIDDFSLPEVDTSQAEIYIRRYTDVFPADCLQGKKIVVYEHSSVGRDAVTEIFRKLGADIVIEGRTDQFVSVDTEALKENDIKLMREWAEKHHPFALISFDGDCDRPWLSNEYGEFLPGGVLGGLMILYLGADFGAVPITVSDAVDTILESKAKLVKTKIGSPYVIEKMMDAAKQGFKKIAGWEVNGGFMTYSDFEFYGKKLAALPTRDAVLPLLCIILSAIEKNTTLSEIMNGLPKRYTDINKIKDFPFEIAEKINTKYSPEDSRIDKIEFYPEEILVTHKDGAVETMKKDSAFWNEWLEKKKIFEEKYLLPNGMTKIMSFVYTDGLRIFTENKEVIHLRESANAPEMRCYSVADSKARAAELVDIGLTKIVPQLKADLA encoded by the coding sequence ATGGATCAAATCGGAAAAGCATTTTTAAAACGAGAACCGCCGCCGGTAAAATTCGGCACCAGCGGGATGCGGGGTACCGCGGTCGATCTGACCGACCTGGAATGTTATGTCAACACGCGGGGGTTTATTGAGTTTTTAAAAAATATCAGCCCTGAGGACGGCGGAATCAAAGAAGGCGCGGAAATTTATCTGGCCGGTGATTTCCGGCCGAGCACGCCTCGCATTATGAAAGCGATCGCCCGAGCCGCCGCGGATTCCGGCTGCGCGATAAGAAATTGCGGCAACATGTCGTCGCCGGCCGTGGCCTATTGCGGCATGCGTAATAATTGCGCCAGCGTCATGGTTACCGGCAGCCATATTCCGGAAGACCGGAACGGCATCAAACCGAACAAGACTCATGGCGAAATTTTAAAATACGATGAGGCGCCGATGCTGCAATGCGTGGCCGAAGCGAGAGAGAAAATTTACGCGACGCTGGGCCAGCCGGAAGGAAAGTTCAACGCCGACGGAATGTTTATTGATGATTTTTCCCTGCCCGAGGTCGATACCAGCCAAGCGGAAATTTATATCAGAAGATACACGGACGTGTTTCCGGCCGATTGTTTGCAGGGCAAGAAGATCGTGGTCTATGAGCATTCTTCAGTCGGGCGGGACGCGGTCACTGAAATATTCAGAAAACTGGGCGCGGATATCGTTATCGAAGGCCGGACCGATCAGTTTGTCTCCGTCGACACCGAGGCGCTGAAAGAAAATGACATAAAATTGATGCGGGAGTGGGCGGAAAAACATCATCCTTTCGCCCTGATTTCTTTCGATGGCGATTGCGACCGTCCCTGGCTATCCAATGAATATGGTGAATTTTTGCCCGGCGGCGTGCTGGGCGGATTGATGATCTTATATTTGGGAGCTGATTTCGGCGCGGTGCCGATAACAGTGAGCGATGCGGTTGATACGATCCTTGAGTCAAAAGCAAAATTGGTTAAGACTAAGATCGGCTCGCCGTATGTGATAGAAAAAATGATGGACGCGGCTAAGCAAGGGTTTAAAAAGATCGCCGGCTGGGAAGTCAACGGCGGATTTATGACTTACAGCGATTTTGAATTTTACGGCAAGAAACTGGCGGCTCTGCCGACCAGAGACGCGGTCTTGCCGCTGCTTTGCATCATCCTTTCAGCGATCGAGAAGAACACGACGCTCTCGGAAATAATGAACGGGCTGCCCAAAAGATATACCGACATCAATAAAATAAAAGATTTTCCTTTTGAAATTGCCGAAAAAATCAATACAAAATATTCACCCGAAGACAGCCGAATCGACAAAATTGAATTTTACCCCGAGGAAATTCTAGTCACGCATAAAGACGGCGCAGTTGAAACGATGAAAAAAGATTCGGCTTTCTGGAATGAATGGCTGGAAAAGAAAAAAATATTTGAGGAAAAATATTTGCTTCCCAACGGCATGACAAAAATTATGTCTTTTGTTTATACGGATGGGTTAAGAATTTTTACCGAAAACAAGGAGGTTATCCATTTAAGGGAATCGGCCAACGCGCCGGAGATGAGGTGTTATTCGGTCGCCGATTCCAAAGCCCGCGCCGCCGAGCTGGTTGATATCGGTCTGACAAAGATTGTGCCGCAGCTAAAAGCTGACTTAGCTTAG